A window of Pseudomonas monteilii contains these coding sequences:
- a CDS encoding GntR family transcriptional regulator produces MKRQPLDDSFKVNRNPVTLREIVLDKLRAAIMNFHLLPGDRLVERDLCERLGVSRTSVREALRHLESEGLVEFADAKGPRVAIITLEDARDIYELRCVLEGLIVQLFTLNAKAKHIRALERALEENREALEEGELQQVLDSVQGFYDVLLEGSGNQVAATQLRQLQARISYLRATSVSQVNRRGASNLEMEKMVEAIKSGDPLVAHQASVDHVRAAAKVALEYLRQKQDDTAKVRDLVAPVALKDPRIGR; encoded by the coding sequence ATGAAACGCCAGCCCCTCGACGACAGCTTCAAGGTCAACCGCAATCCCGTTACCCTGCGTGAAATCGTGCTCGACAAGCTGCGCGCCGCGATCATGAACTTTCACCTGCTGCCCGGCGACCGTCTGGTCGAGCGCGACCTCTGCGAGCGGTTGGGCGTCAGCCGCACGTCGGTGCGCGAGGCGCTGCGTCACCTGGAATCCGAAGGGCTGGTGGAATTTGCAGACGCCAAGGGGCCCCGCGTCGCCATCATCACCCTGGAAGACGCGCGCGACATCTACGAGCTGCGCTGCGTGCTGGAAGGCCTGATCGTCCAGCTGTTCACCCTCAACGCCAAGGCCAAGCACATCCGGGCCCTGGAGCGCGCGCTGGAAGAAAACCGCGAAGCCCTGGAAGAAGGCGAGCTGCAACAGGTGCTCGACTCGGTCCAGGGTTTCTACGACGTGCTGCTGGAAGGTTCGGGCAACCAGGTCGCCGCGACCCAGCTGCGCCAGCTGCAGGCGCGCATCAGCTACCTGCGCGCCACCTCGGTATCGCAGGTCAACCGCCGAGGTGCCAGCAACCTGGAGATGGAGAAGATGGTCGAGGCGATCAAGAGCGGCGATCCGCTGGTCGCGCACCAGGCCTCGGTCGATCACGTACGTGCCGCCGCCAAGGTGGCGCTGGAGTATCTGCGCCAGAAGCAGGATGACACGGCCAAGGTGCGCGACCTGGTCGCCCCGGTGGCCCTCAAGGACCCCCGCATAGGCCGCTGA
- a CDS encoding NUDIX hydrolase — protein MPNAPRYCPHCTLELARGTPPGDTHERLHCTGCGYIHYVNPKIIAGCIIEREGKYLLCRRAIPPRPGTWTLPAGFMEAGETTEEAALREVWEETGVRADIFAPYSVFSVPRISEVYIIFRATVIEETGQFGTETLEYRFFEPADIPWDEIYYPAIRQILERYILERQAGVYGIYMGNDDTGKVHFIR, from the coding sequence ATGCCCAACGCCCCGCGCTACTGCCCCCACTGCACCCTGGAACTGGCTCGGGGCACCCCGCCCGGCGATACCCATGAGCGCCTGCACTGCACAGGCTGTGGGTACATTCATTACGTAAACCCGAAGATCATCGCCGGCTGCATCATCGAACGCGAGGGCAAGTACCTGCTCTGCCGGCGCGCCATCCCGCCCCGTCCTGGGACCTGGACGCTGCCTGCAGGCTTCATGGAAGCCGGCGAGACCACCGAGGAAGCCGCCTTGCGCGAGGTGTGGGAAGAAACCGGCGTTCGCGCCGACATCTTTGCGCCCTATTCGGTGTTCAGTGTGCCGCGCATCAGCGAGGTCTACATCATCTTCCGCGCCACCGTCATCGAGGAAACCGGGCAGTTCGGCACCGAGACGCTGGAGTACCGGTTCTTCGAGCCGGCGGACATTCCGTGGGATGAGATCTATTACCCGGCCATCCGGCAGATCCTCGAACGTTACATCCTCGAGCGGCAAGCCGGTGTCTATGGCATCTACATGGGCAACGATGACACGGGCAAGGTGCACTTCATTCGCTAA